From the Buchnera aphidicola (Ceratovacuna japonica) genome, one window contains:
- the hisC gene encoding histidinol-phosphate transaminase — protein sequence MKFKKLVKFNINNFTPYKSARSMCVKGNIWLNANESPINNKFIIVNNNLNRYPQPQPKNVILKYSEYAKVNINNILISRGIDESIELLTKVFCRPGIDKIMYFSPTYDMYRIVANIFEVDIVNIFLNNYDNFDYNKITKNIKNLKLIYICRPNNPTGDVMPKEILINILDILKKKSLVIVDEAYIEFCYNENVVDLISKYSNLVVLRTMSKAFGLAGARCGFTIANLEIIKILNKFLAPYPIPTPICSIVNKFLKNKFIKTMEKTVCKINKNKNWLISKLKKINFIKKVYKSFSNYILIKCVSSKFIIEKLEYKGIILRDQTKNLGLKNCIRISIGTKIECRKLINELKKISYKNIV from the coding sequence TTGAAATTTAAAAAATTAGTAAAGTTTAATATTAATAATTTTACACCATATAAATCTGCAAGAAGCATGTGTGTTAAAGGAAATATTTGGTTGAATGCTAATGAATCACCTATTAACAATAAGTTTATTATTGTAAATAATAATTTAAATAGATATCCTCAACCTCAACCTAAAAATGTTATTTTAAAATATTCTGAATATGCTAAAGTAAATATAAATAATATTTTAATAAGCAGAGGAATAGATGAATCAATAGAATTATTAACTAAAGTTTTTTGCAGGCCTGGTATAGATAAAATAATGTATTTTTCTCCTACTTATGATATGTATAGAATAGTTGCTAACATTTTTGAAGTAGACATAGTTAACATATTTTTAAATAATTATGATAATTTTGACTATAATAAAATTACAAAAAATATAAAAAATTTAAAGTTAATATATATATGTAGGCCTAATAATCCAACTGGAGATGTTATGCCTAAAGAAATTCTAATAAATATATTAGATATTTTAAAAAAAAAATCTTTAGTTATAGTAGATGAAGCTTATATAGAATTTTGTTATAATGAAAATGTGGTTGATTTAATAAGTAAATACTCTAATTTGGTTGTTTTAAGAACTATGTCAAAAGCGTTTGGATTAGCTGGAGCAAGATGTGGTTTTACAATAGCTAATTTAGAAATTATAAAAATTTTAAACAAATTTCTTGCTCCTTATCCAATACCTACTCCTATATGTAGTATTGTTAATAAATTTCTAAAAAATAAATTTATTAAAACTATGGAAAAAACAGTTTGTAAAATAAATAAAAATAAAAATTGGTTGATTTCAAAGTTAAAAAAAATAAATTTTATAAAAAAAGTTTACAAAAGTTTTTCTAACTATATATTAATAAAATGTGTTTCATCAAAATTTATTATTGAAAAACTAGAATATAAAGGAATAATATTAAGAGATCAAACTAAAAATTTAGGACTAAAAAACTGTATTAGAATTTCTATAGGAACAAAGATTGAATGTAGAAAGTTAATTAATGAATTAAAAAAAATTTCTTATAAAAACATAGTATAA
- the hisB gene encoding bifunctional histidinol-phosphatase/imidazoleglycerol-phosphate dehydratase HisB codes for MKKKFLFIDRDGTIIDEPITDFKVDSIEKLKFKKNIFVSLLNLKKKKYKFVMVTNQDGLGTKEFPKKKFYFIQNFIINIFLSQKIKFCDVFICPHYISDNCKCRKPNIGMLSNFLKNNNIDKKNSFVIGDRNTDIEFANNIGIKGILYKKNYDWEKIEKKILYSDTITIIRKTRETDIKIKVNLEKYFNSYINTGIDFFDHMLHQLAFHARIYLYIISKGDINVDDHHTVEDVGITLGRSFLKSLRFKTGINRFGLGIIPMDESISKCVLDISGRPYISFKSNLKDKLLGRFNLSMVKHFFYSLSYSMKSTLHIESYGENNHHICESIFKSFGIAFKQAIFVNSSYTQSSKGILL; via the coding sequence ATGAAAAAAAAATTTTTATTTATAGATAGAGATGGAACAATAATAGATGAACCTATTACTGATTTTAAAGTAGATTCTATAGAAAAACTGAAATTTAAGAAAAATATATTTGTTTCTTTACTAAATTTAAAGAAAAAAAAATATAAGTTTGTTATGGTAACTAATCAAGATGGATTAGGAACTAAAGAATTTCCTAAAAAAAAATTTTATTTTATACAAAATTTTATAATAAATATTTTTTTGTCTCAAAAAATAAAATTTTGTGACGTTTTTATTTGTCCTCATTATATTTCAGATAACTGTAAATGTAGAAAACCTAATATTGGTATGTTAAGCAATTTTTTAAAAAACAATAATATAGATAAGAAAAATAGTTTCGTTATAGGAGATAGGAATACAGATATAGAATTTGCAAATAATATAGGAATAAAAGGAATTTTGTATAAAAAAAATTATGATTGGGAAAAAATTGAAAAAAAAATATTATATAGTGATACTATAACTATTATTAGAAAAACTAGAGAAACTGATATAAAAATAAAAGTTAATTTAGAAAAATATTTTAACAGTTATATTAATACTGGGATAGATTTTTTTGATCATATGTTGCATCAACTTGCTTTTCATGCAAGAATTTATTTATATATAATATCTAAAGGTGATATAAACGTAGATGACCATCATACAGTAGAAGATGTAGGAATTACATTAGGAAGATCTTTTTTAAAATCTTTAAGATTTAAAACTGGAATAAATAGATTTGGATTAGGAATAATACCTATGGATGAAAGTATTTCTAAATGTGTTTTAGATATTTCAGGAAGACCATATATTAGCTTTAAATCTAATTTAAAAGATAAATTATTAGGAAGATTTAATTTAAGTATGGTTAAACATTTTTTTTATTCATTAAGTTATTCTATGAAAAGTACTTTGCATATAGAATCTTATGGAGAAAATAATCATCATATATGTGAAAGTATATTTAAATCTTTTGGAATCGCTTTTAAACAAGCTATATTTGTAAATTCTAGTTATACACAAAGTTCTAAAGGAATACTATTATGA
- the hisH gene encoding imidazole glycerol phosphate synthase subunit HisH, translating to MTKDIVIVNTESSNMSSLRLAINRLGYEAYITKNLKTIKNSRKLFFPGIGNAEYVMNFIKKRKIDFEILNYKNPILGICLGMQLFCRNSEENINGSIVKTFNIIKSSSRLIRSNRLPIPHIGWNNVVHNNDILFKNIPQGERFYFMNSYIVPINENTISRTFYGEYFSSSIRFKNFFGVQFHPEKSGFYGSLLLKNFLLV from the coding sequence ATGACAAAAGACATAGTTATTGTTAATACTGAATCTTCTAATATGTCATCTTTAAGATTAGCAATTAATAGATTAGGATACGAAGCATATATTACGAAAAACTTAAAAACAATTAAAAATTCTAGAAAATTATTTTTTCCAGGTATAGGTAATGCTGAATATGTAATGAATTTTATAAAAAAAAGAAAAATAGATTTTGAAATATTAAACTATAAAAATCCAATTTTAGGAATTTGCTTAGGAATGCAACTATTTTGTAGAAATAGTGAAGAAAATATTAATGGTTCTATTGTTAAAACTTTTAATATTATAAAAAGTTCTTCTAGATTAATAAGATCTAACAGATTACCAATACCTCATATTGGGTGGAATAATGTAGTACATAATAATGATATACTGTTCAAAAACATCCCACAAGGAGAAAGATTTTATTTTATGAATAGTTATATTGTTCCAATTAATGAAAATACTATTTCTAGAACTTTTTATGGAGAATATTTTTCATCATCTATAAGATTCAAAAATTTTTTTGGTGTTCAGTTTCATCCAGAAAAATCTGGATTTTATGGATCTTTATTACTTAAAAACTTTTTATTGGTGTGA
- the hisA gene encoding 1-(5-phosphoribosyl)-5-[(5-phosphoribosylamino) methylideneamino]imidazole-4-carboxamide isomerase codes for MKMIIPSLDILNGNIVRLYKGNYKKIKFYNYNLFNLSESYRLEGANIIHLVDLNGSKDPKKRQIKFIENFIKNTKLSVQIGGGIRNIEDIKNLLLCGVKRIVIGSHAIINIAETKKWFRKYGSKLVLAVDVIYKNEYENEVKINGWTKKSKKNMMEIINEYTENGLKHLLCTDINKDGTLKGPNFSLYKKIISKFKYLSVQASGGISCLKDIKKIRSCNVSNVIVGRALLENKFSLQEAILCWRKG; via the coding sequence GTGAAAATGATAATTCCTTCATTAGATATATTAAACGGTAATATAGTTAGATTATATAAGGGAAATTATAAGAAGATTAAATTTTATAACTATAATTTATTTAATCTGTCAGAATCATATAGATTAGAAGGTGCTAATATTATTCATTTAGTAGATTTAAATGGTAGTAAAGATCCTAAAAAAAGACAAATAAAATTTATAGAAAATTTTATAAAAAATACAAAATTATCTGTACAAATAGGAGGGGGAATTAGAAATATTGAAGATATAAAAAATTTATTGTTATGTGGAGTTAAAAGAATTGTAATAGGATCTCATGCTATTATTAATATTGCAGAAACTAAAAAATGGTTTAGAAAATATGGAAGCAAGTTAGTTCTAGCTGTTGATGTTATTTATAAGAATGAATATGAAAATGAAGTTAAAATAAATGGATGGACAAAAAAATCAAAAAAAAATATGATGGAAATAATTAATGAATATACAGAAAATGGATTAAAACATTTGTTGTGTACAGATATTAATAAAGATGGAACTTTAAAAGGACCTAACTTTTCTTTATATAAAAAAATAATTAGTAAATTTAAATATTTATCTGTTCAAGCTTCAGGAGGAATAAGTTGTTTAAAAGATATAAAAAAAATAAGATCTTGTAATGTTTCAAATGTTATAGTTGGAAGAGCTCTTTTAGAAAATAAATTTAGTTTACAGGAGGCTATATTATGTTGGCGAAAAGGATAA
- the hisF gene encoding imidazole glycerol phosphate synthase subunit HisF gives MLAKRIIPCLDIKDNKLVKGIKFRNHRTISKDMFSIIKNYVLDKADELVFYDITAYTKNRLVNEKLVQKISEIIDIPFCVSGGIKTMEDANKILMSGADKISINSPAIDDPNLISKLANRFGSQCVVVGIDSFFDSSIKKYVVFKYTGDSKKTVRTNLYTLDWINQIQDLGAGEIVLNVINFDGLCLGYDIRQLKKIRKICKIPLIASSGAGSFNHFYKVFKEADVNGALAASVFHDNKINIKSLKKFLFNKGIEVRL, from the coding sequence ATGTTGGCGAAAAGGATAATTCCTTGTTTAGATATTAAAGATAACAAACTAGTTAAAGGTATAAAATTTAGAAATCATAGAACGATATCTAAAGACATGTTTTCTATTATTAAAAATTATGTTTTAGATAAAGCTGATGAATTAGTTTTTTATGATATCACTGCTTATACAAAAAATAGATTAGTAAATGAAAAATTAGTACAGAAAATTTCAGAAATTATAGATATACCTTTTTGTGTATCTGGAGGTATAAAAACTATGGAAGATGCAAATAAAATACTTATGTCTGGAGCTGACAAAATTTCAATAAATTCTCCTGCTATAGATGATCCAAATTTAATAAGTAAATTAGCTAATAGATTTGGAAGTCAATGTGTGGTAGTAGGAATAGATTCATTTTTTGATTCTTCTATAAAAAAATATGTTGTTTTTAAATATACAGGAGATTCTAAAAAAACTGTTAGAACTAATTTATATACGTTAGATTGGATTAATCAAATTCAAGATTTAGGAGCTGGAGAAATAGTTTTAAATGTTATAAATTTTGATGGATTATGTTTAGGATATGACATAAGACAATTAAAAAAAATAAGAAAAATATGTAAAATACCTTTGATAGCATCGAGTGGAGCTGGATCCTTTAACCATTTTTATAAAGTGTTTAAAGAAGCTGATGTAAATGGAGCATTAGCTGCATCAGTATTTCATGATAATAAAATTAATATTAAAAGTTTAAAAAAATTCTTATTTAATAAAGGTATAGAAGTTAGATTATGA
- the hisIE gene encoding bifunctional phosphoribosyl-AMP cyclohydrolase/phosphoribosyl-ATP diphosphatase HisIE: MITENIISCINWKKVRNMVPVIIQNNFSGRILMLGYMNKEALKTTINKKVVTFYSRVKKRLWTKGETSGNYLKVVDIILDCDLDSIIMLVNPIGKTCHLKNNSCFNYKDTCFDFLYILEDIIENKKKVSKNSYTNRLYNSGIERIAQKVGEESVETILSSLGKDSNKFINEVSDLIYHLLVLIHIKNLNMHKIICNLMKRNKIS; encoded by the coding sequence ATGATAACAGAAAATATAATTTCTTGTATAAATTGGAAAAAAGTTAGAAACATGGTTCCTGTAATAATACAAAACAACTTTTCTGGAAGAATATTGATGTTGGGATATATGAATAAAGAAGCATTAAAAACTACAATTAATAAAAAAGTTGTTACTTTTTATTCTAGAGTAAAAAAAAGACTATGGACAAAAGGAGAGACTTCAGGAAATTACTTAAAAGTAGTTGACATAATTTTGGATTGTGATTTGGATAGTATAATAATGTTAGTAAATCCTATAGGAAAAACATGTCATTTAAAAAATAATAGTTGTTTTAATTATAAAGATACTTGTTTTGATTTTTTATATATTTTGGAAGATATAATAGAAAATAAAAAAAAAGTTTCCAAAAATTCTTATACTAATAGGTTATATAATTCTGGAATTGAAAGAATAGCCCAAAAAGTTGGAGAAGAATCTGTTGAAACTATTTTATCTTCTTTAGGAAAAGATTCTAATAAATTTATCAATGAAGTTTCTGATCTAATTTATCATTTATTAGTTTTAATACATATTAAAAATTTAAATATGCATAAAATAATATGTAATTTAATGAAACGAAATAAAATTAGTTAA
- the gndA gene encoding NADP-dependent phosphogluconate dehydrogenase, translating to MKKESVGIIGMSVMGKNLCLNLERNGYLVSIFNRSYQKAKEISEKNSKKNIFCFKKIKDFVYSVKRPRKIFLMIKSGHVTDNVIESILKYLNKKDIIIDLGNSFYKDTIRREKYLYNLGIKFVGAGISGGEMGALLGPSIMPGCKKSVYDIIKPIFVNISAKYNGIPCVDYIGPNGSGHYLKMIHNGIEYGDMQIISESYNILKNLLNMNNLEISNIFNTWNKGELNSYLIEITKYIFLKKDENGNYLIDLISDVAKNKGTGKWICQSALEIESPLSLIIESVLYRYISSLKNERYLASKLLKGSKNHFICANKDIFIEDLRRSLYISKIISYAQGFSQLNVISKINKWNLNYIKIAKIFRAGCIIRAKFLEKIIDAYKNNFKLENLLLDKYFSKISSKYQSSLRNIVSLAISNGIPVPAFSSAISYYDSYRSNKLSSNLIQAQRDFFGSHKYERIDIKGNFHTKWI from the coding sequence ATGAAAAAAGAGAGTGTTGGAATAATTGGTATGTCAGTTATGGGAAAAAATTTATGTTTAAATTTAGAGAGAAATGGATATTTAGTTTCTATATTTAATAGATCTTATCAAAAAGCTAAAGAAATATCAGAAAAAAATTCTAAAAAAAATATTTTTTGCTTTAAAAAAATAAAAGATTTTGTTTATTCAGTCAAAAGACCTAGAAAAATATTTTTAATGATAAAATCTGGACATGTTACAGATAACGTCATAGAATCTATTTTAAAATATTTGAATAAAAAAGATATAATAATAGATTTAGGAAATTCTTTTTATAAAGATACTATAAGAAGAGAAAAATATTTATATAATTTAGGTATAAAATTTGTAGGAGCTGGAATTTCTGGTGGAGAAATGGGTGCTTTATTAGGTCCTTCTATTATGCCAGGATGTAAAAAAAGTGTGTATGATATAATAAAACCTATTTTTGTAAACATATCTGCTAAATATAATGGTATTCCATGCGTAGATTATATAGGCCCTAACGGTTCTGGTCATTATTTAAAAATGATACATAATGGAATAGAATATGGTGATATGCAAATTATATCTGAATCTTATAATATATTAAAAAATTTATTAAATATGAATAATTTAGAAATATCTAATATTTTTAATACTTGGAATAAAGGAGAATTAAATAGTTACTTAATAGAAATTACTAAATATATATTTTTAAAAAAAGATGAAAATGGAAATTATTTAATAGATTTAATATCTGATGTTGCGAAAAACAAAGGAACAGGAAAGTGGATTTGTCAAAGCGCATTAGAAATAGAATCACCATTATCTTTAATAATTGAATCTGTATTATACAGATATATATCTTCTTTAAAGAATGAAAGGTACTTAGCATCCAAGTTATTAAAAGGTTCAAAAAATCACTTTATTTGTGCTAATAAAGATATATTTATAGAAGATCTTAGAAGATCTTTATATATAAGCAAAATAATTTCTTATGCACAGGGTTTTTCTCAATTAAATGTCATTTCTAAAATAAATAAATGGAATTTAAATTATATAAAAATTGCAAAAATTTTCAGAGCTGGTTGCATAATAAGAGCAAAATTTTTAGAAAAAATAATTGATGCATATAAAAATAATTTTAAATTAGAAAACTTATTATTAGATAAATATTTTTCTAAAATATCTTCTAAATATCAAAGTTCTTTAAGAAATATTGTTTCTTTGGCTATATCGAATGGAATACCAGTTCCTGCTTTTTCTTCTGCTATTTCTTATTATGATAGTTATAGATCTAATAAGCTTTCTTCTAACTTAATACAAGCACAGAGAGATTTTTTTGGATCACATAAATATGAAAGAATAGATATAAAGGGAAATTTTCATACTAAATGGATATAA
- the metG gene encoding methionine--tRNA ligase, translated as MAKKILVTCALPYANGSIHIGHLLEHIQADIFVRYKKMMNNKVWFICADDSHGTAITIKANEKNVSEKFLISKVLKEHKKDFNNFDISYDIYYSTHSKENLFFVKKAFFSLQKKGLIKKKIIRQFFDEKKNMFLSDRHIYGSCPFCKSSKEYGDNCSSCGAFYSITDLLNPISFFSGKTPILKKTVHLFFDVSYFKNMLKKWIYSNVFNKKILKKVLEWFKIGLKDWNISRDYPYFGFKIPGFKKKYFYVWLDATIGYVSTFKKLSKKYDLNFKEFWNKNSKTKLYHFIGKDIVNFHSIFWPSLLDAMSLRKPTKIYVHGHVKVNDKKISKSKKNYVINAKKWIKYFDSDSLRYYYASKLSNSIEDVNINGKDFTYNINSGLVNKIINLASRNAKLINKYFDGMLSKNLYSIKEYNSFLLKFNKIKIFFKKLEYRKIIIEILKIADFANFYINKKSPWIFLKKNDLLYVQNICSMGINFFRIIMTYMKPILPKLSKKVEDFLGIELNFNNVKVPLLNHKISNIKILYKRVSIKDFNKLLKK; from the coding sequence ATGGCAAAAAAAATTTTAGTTACATGTGCTCTTCCTTATGCAAATGGCTCTATTCATATAGGGCATTTATTAGAACATATACAAGCAGATATATTTGTTAGATATAAAAAGATGATGAATAATAAAGTTTGGTTTATATGTGCTGATGATTCTCATGGAACCGCTATTACTATAAAAGCTAATGAAAAGAATGTTTCAGAAAAATTTTTAATATCAAAAGTTTTAAAAGAACATAAAAAAGATTTTAATAATTTTGATATATCATATGATATTTATTATTCTACACATTCTAAAGAAAATTTATTTTTTGTAAAAAAGGCTTTTTTTTCTTTGCAAAAAAAAGGATTAATTAAAAAAAAAATTATTAGACAATTTTTTGATGAAAAAAAAAATATGTTTTTGTCTGATAGACATATATATGGATCATGTCCATTTTGTAAAAGTTCTAAAGAATATGGAGACAATTGTTCTTCCTGTGGTGCATTTTATTCAATTACAGATTTACTAAATCCTATTTCTTTTTTTTCTGGAAAAACTCCTATTTTAAAGAAAACTGTTCATTTGTTTTTTGATGTTTCTTATTTTAAAAATATGTTAAAAAAATGGATTTACTCTAATGTCTTTAATAAAAAAATTTTAAAAAAAGTTTTGGAATGGTTTAAAATAGGTTTAAAAGATTGGAACATATCTAGAGATTATCCATATTTTGGTTTTAAAATACCTGGATTTAAAAAAAAATATTTTTATGTTTGGCTAGATGCTACTATAGGATATGTTAGTACTTTTAAAAAATTGTCTAAAAAATATGATTTAAATTTTAAAGAATTTTGGAATAAAAATAGTAAAACTAAATTATATCATTTTATAGGAAAAGATATAGTAAACTTTCATAGTATATTTTGGCCATCTTTATTAGATGCTATGTCTTTAAGGAAACCAACTAAAATATACGTACATGGCCATGTTAAAGTAAATGACAAAAAGATATCCAAATCTAAAAAAAATTATGTTATAAATGCAAAAAAATGGATTAAATATTTTGATTCTGATAGTTTAAGATATTATTATGCATCTAAACTTTCTAATAGCATAGAAGATGTCAATATAAACGGTAAAGATTTTACATATAATATAAATTCTGGTTTAGTAAATAAAATAATAAATTTAGCATCTAGAAATGCTAAATTAATAAACAAATATTTTGATGGAATGTTATCTAAAAATTTATATAGTATTAAAGAATATAATAGTTTTTTACTAAAATTTAATAAAATAAAAATTTTTTTTAAAAAATTAGAATATAGAAAAATAATTATAGAAATTTTAAAAATTGCTGATTTTGCTAACTTTTATATAAATAAAAAATCTCCTTGGATTTTTTTAAAAAAAAATGATTTATTATATGTACAGAACATTTGCTCTATGGGTATAAATTTTTTTAGAATTATAATGACTTATATGAAGCCAATCTTACCTAAATTATCTAAAAAAGTAGAAGATTTTTTAGGAATTGAATTAAATTTTAATAATGTAAAAGTTCCTTTATTAAATCATAAAATTTCTAATATAAAAATATTATATAAAAGAGTTTCAATAAAAGATTTTAATAAGTTATTAAAAAAATAA
- the tilS gene encoding tRNA lysidine(34) synthetase TilS: MLIKSILKYIKKNQKILIAYSGGLDSTVLLHQLIILKKKKLKKIKIRAIHINHNISKNSKYWKKHCIKECKKNKIKLILKKIKKKYKNNLENNLRKERYKIIKKELLEDEIIITGHHLNDQCETLLLALKRGSGPNGLSGIRKSTFLGNKKQLLIRPFIKINKKKLENWAIKKKIKWINDESNLNTYFERNFIRLKIIPILEKRWPFILNNFYRTSKICQKNQKTLNFFINPILKKCKINKTEIKIEKIKIFPKEIGILIIRNWIYKLIKKFLSYKKINQIYKDFILCKNNKMSSISFKKYKIQKYKNIIYYIRKTNNIKNKIIFCHYPFKKICLPYKLGILEVNKKGMKIPAPKKNDLVNIRFQFQGKIKIDERNRSCKIKKIWKYLKIPNIYHNNIPLLFYNENFISAIGIFIVIDKRKIIKKNWNLSWKNNI; encoded by the coding sequence ATGTTAATAAAAAGTATTTTAAAATATATTAAAAAAAATCAAAAAATACTAATAGCATATAGTGGAGGATTGGATTCTACAGTATTATTACATCAATTAATTATACTAAAAAAAAAAAAATTAAAAAAAATAAAAATTAGAGCTATACATATAAATCATAATATAAGTAAAAATTCAAAATATTGGAAAAAACATTGCATAAAAGAATGTAAAAAAAATAAAATAAAACTTATTTTAAAAAAAATAAAAAAAAAATATAAAAATAATTTAGAAAATAATCTAAGAAAAGAAAGATATAAAATAATAAAAAAAGAACTATTAGAAGATGAAATAATTATTACAGGTCATCATCTAAACGACCAATGTGAAACATTGTTATTAGCTCTAAAACGAGGAAGTGGTCCTAATGGTTTATCTGGAATTAGAAAATCAACATTTTTAGGAAATAAAAAACAACTTTTAATAAGACCCTTCATAAAAATTAATAAAAAAAAATTAGAAAATTGGGCCATAAAAAAAAAAATAAAATGGATAAATGATGAAAGTAATTTAAATACTTATTTTGAAAGAAATTTCATAAGATTAAAAATAATTCCTATATTAGAAAAAAGATGGCCTTTTATTTTAAATAATTTTTATAGAACTTCAAAAATATGTCAAAAAAATCAAAAAACATTAAATTTCTTTATAAATCCAATATTAAAAAAATGTAAAATAAATAAAACAGAAATAAAAATAGAAAAAATAAAAATTTTTCCTAAAGAAATTGGAATATTAATAATTAGAAATTGGATTTATAAATTAATAAAAAAATTTTTATCATATAAAAAAATAAATCAAATATATAAAGATTTTATCTTATGCAAAAATAATAAAATGTCTTCAATAAGTTTTAAAAAATATAAAATACAAAAATATAAGAATATTATATATTATATAAGAAAAACAAATAATATAAAAAATAAAATAATTTTTTGTCATTATCCTTTTAAAAAAATATGTCTTCCTTACAAATTAGGTATATTAGAAGTAAACAAAAAAGGAATGAAAATTCCAGCACCAAAAAAAAATGATTTAGTAAACATAAGATTTCAATTTCAAGGTAAAATAAAAATAGATGAAAGAAATAGATCATGTAAAATAAAAAAAATATGGAAATACTTAAAAATACCTAATATATATCATAATAATATTCCTCTTTTATTTTACAATGAAAATTTTATATCTGCTATAGGAATATTTATAGTAATAGATAAAAGAAAAATTATAAAAAAGAACTGGAATTTGTCTTGGAAAAACAATATATAA